Below is a window of Wenzhouxiangella sp. XN201 DNA.
ATACGGTTCACCAGGGCCTGGACCTTGACGTCAACCGCGGAGAAATCCTCGGTGTGGTCGGCGGATCGGGCAGCGGCAAGTCGGTATTGATGCGTGCCATCCTGGGACTCCGTGCGGCGCAGGCCGGCACGATCGAGGTATTGGGCCAGCGCATCGATCCGGCACGTGAAACCCGGCGCCTGCTGCGGCGTCGTACCGGGGTGCTGTTCCAGGACGGTGCATTGTTCTCATCGCTGACGGTGCGAGAGAACGTGGAGGTGCCGCTGAGTACGCATTTTCCGGAGCTGTCGGCCGAACTGCGCCTCGCGCTGGCCCGGCTGAAGATCCGACTGGTCGGGCTGCCGCTATCGGCCTGTTCGAAGTTTCCCTCGGAGCTATCCGGCGGCATGCGCAAGCGTGCCGGCCTGGCCCGGGCGCTGGCACTCGATCCGGAGTTGCTTTTTCTCGACGAGCCCACCGCCGGCCTGGATCCGATCGGTGCGGCTGCTTTCGACGAGTTGCTGCGCACCCTGACCGATGCACTCGGCCTGACGGTATTCCTGATCACGCACGATCTTGATACGCTCTATGCCATCTGCGACCGCATCGCCGTGATTGGTGAGCAACGCATCCTGGTCAGTGGCACGCTGGCGGAGGTGGCCGCTTTCGACCATCCCTGGGTGCAGGACTATTTTCACGGACCGCGGGCGCGCCAGGCCGGTGCGGCACACACAAGCGAGAGACGCCAAAAATGGAACCACGGGCCAACCACGTCCTGATCGGGGCCTTCACGCTGCTCGGCGCGATCCTGCTCGTGTTCGGCGGCCTGTGGTCGGCCCGCTGGGCCAGCGACCAGGCCTGGCAGCAGATCGAGGTCCATTTCCTGCAGCCGGTCAGCGGGCTGAGTGACGGCTCGGTGGTGCAGTACAACGGCATCAACATGGGCAGCGTGCGTGACCTGAACCTGTCGCCCGATGATCCGGGCCGCGTCATCGCCGTGATCCGGATTCAGGCCGAAGCGCCGTTGCGTGAGGACACCACGGCTCGCCTTTCGGTTTCCGGCCTGACCGGTGTTTCGACCATTCAGCTTCGGGGTGGCAGCGCCGACAGTCCGCCACTGAAAGCCGAGGCGGGACAGGACGTGCCAATCATCATCGCCGAGGAGTCGGGCCTGCAGCGTCTGATCGAGACTTCCGAGGATATTGCCAGCACGGCCAGCCAGGTGATGCTGCGCTTGCTGGAGTTCCTCAGCGAGGAAAACGCCGAGCGAGTCAGTACCACGCTCGACAACATCGATCGATTCACGCAGGTGCTGGGCGGCGAAGGCGAGCGCATCGGCGAGATCGTGGCCAA
It encodes the following:
- a CDS encoding ATP-binding cassette domain-containing protein → MSAVHRQGEPVIAVRGLVNRFGTHTVHQGLDLDVNRGEILGVVGGSGSGKSVLMRAILGLRAAQAGTIEVLGQRIDPARETRRLLRRRTGVLFQDGALFSSLTVRENVEVPLSTHFPELSAELRLALARLKIRLVGLPLSACSKFPSELSGGMRKRAGLARALALDPELLFLDEPTAGLDPIGAAAFDELLRTLTDALGLTVFLITHDLDTLYAICDRIAVIGEQRILVSGTLAEVAAFDHPWVQDYFHGPRARQAGAAHTSERRQKWNHGPTTS
- a CDS encoding MlaD family protein; translated protein: MEPRANHVLIGAFTLLGAILLVFGGLWSARWASDQAWQQIEVHFLQPVSGLSDGSVVQYNGINMGSVRDLNLSPDDPGRVIAVIRIQAEAPLREDTTARLSVSGLTGVSTIQLRGGSADSPPLKAEAGQDVPIIIAEESGLQRLIETSEDIASTASQVMLRLLEFLSEENAERVSTTLDNIDRFTQVLGGEGERIGEIVANLHRGSQDLVPLMADLRRVVTDIADAFEQLEPSLVETFPEAGEELRDAMAKLAEASERIDGMVARNEAAVAGFGDEVLTPMGPAVQEFRRLIDELSALTEKIERNPAGFLLGGEKAEEYRPQ